The Dermacentor silvarum isolate Dsil-2018 unplaced genomic scaffold, BIME_Dsil_1.4 Seq803, whole genome shotgun sequence region GACATCCTCGAGGCACAGTTTGATCTTCCGCCAGCCGTAACTTTGCTCGCGTAATTTGGCTGCGAAGGAACATTCCATAGCCGTGGCAGGGATGTCGTGGCAAATTACTGGCATGGCTATCGCTTCAATGATGTGCTCGCTGTCATCACATTGACTACGTAGATGAACTTCGACGACATTGCCATTTCTCACACGAGAAGGAGCGTCTGACGCAAACGTGTTCACCGCTAGGCATGTCTCTCTAATGCTTTTTAGTCCCAACCGCGCCACCAGGTCTTCCTTAATGAACGTGCGTTGACTGCCTTCGTCGAAGATGCCTCTGATATAAGATGTCTCGTTGGAACCGACGATCCAAGAACGAAAAGTCTGTAAATTAATGGCCTCGCCAAGTTGACAGCTTGTAACGGCAGTCGACCGCGAACTCTCTGCGTTCATTGGCTTCGTAGCATCAGATACGACGTTATGTGACTTCTCGCCCCTTGTCGCTCGAAAAGCTGGGTCGCACATCGTTGAAGCATGCCTGCCTTTGCATGCCGCGCACACCAACTTCCGCCGGCATTCGTTAGCGCTGTGACCCTTTATAGTACATCGGTAGCACCGCATAGCTTTAGCTAGCCGGTTCTTTTTCTCTGATATGGTCAAGGTAGCGCTGCATACCTCGGTTGCATGCCTTGTAGATTTGCAAAAGAAACATTCGTTGCGGATTTGTTTCGattattccgatgcatgcaggacTGATGACGATGGCACATGCTTTCTGTGGGACCCGCCGCCTTTGAAGGAGGATGTCGATGGAGTGCACTGCTCTCTTGTTTCGAGCTTTATCTGTGTATATCGCAAGAGCTGCTCGAGTTTCTTGCAAGACGTTGTGGTTGCCTCCCCTGAAGCAGAGGATGCCGTGCCTTGTGCGTCATCCTGGAGACGGCTATGGCGGTGGAACGCCACGACCATTTCTTGTGGCAGGGATTCAAGCAGAACGTCGTAGAGCATCGCCGCAAAACTGCTAGTTGGATCTCCTAGGACGTTGAGGCAGCGGACATTCAGCTGGACTCCGTCGTATAGTATGCGCAACTCCCTCGTAGCTGATGGAGACGTCACGGGCTGCAGTTCGCAGAGCGCTCTGAAGTGATGCTGTACAATCCGGCTCCTGTCCCCGAGCCTCTGCTTTAGCAGATCGATGGCACTCTCATAACACGCTTCAGTCGTTGATAGTCCGGCAATGGCAGCGGCTGCTTCCCCTACCAGGTAGTTGCGGAGATAGTGGAATTTATGAGTCGTGCACAGAGTTGTATTCGCATGGACAGCACCGTTGAATTGCTCCCAAAACGACGTCCATTGACTCACGTCCCCATGGAAAGGCTTGATGGTCAGCGTTGGGAGACGAGGTCCGAAGCTCTGTGACGCAGCTGTCGTTGGGGTAGGCGGCGTATTGAGCGTCGTCGAGGGAGGAGTCAGCACCGTGCTGCCGACGCTGAGATCTTGGAGTCGGGCCTGGAGGCGTGTCAGGGTCTCAAGCGTCTGGTCGTCATAATGCGCTGCAGACTCGTACTCTCTTTCAAGATCCTCGACAGGAATCACGTCCTCAAGCTCGGCATTGATCTTCCGAAGCTCGTCATGGCTGGCGACGAGCTTGTCTTTAACCTTGCTGAATGCCGTTCGGTCATTGCAGCCGCTCTCCAGCAGCGTCGTCGCCTCATTAATGATTTTCGTTGATTGGGTTCGTCTAGCAGAGCGTTTAGCTTTCAGGCGGCCCATATTTCGTTAGGATTGCGGCTTACTTGCTCGTAATTAAGGTAGCCGGTTCCACGCGTTGCTTCCCTGGGTGCGGTTCCGATGAGGATCAGGTTGCTCCGGCTGCAGTTTCTAGAAGAAACTCGCGGGCACCGGCGCTCGTTGTACACGTCGTTGGGATCCGCTCGTTGTCCGTGGGTTTCGGCATCATATGTTGCGTAACGCCGGCCACTCGGTCGCGTCGCCAA contains the following coding sequences:
- the LOC119435583 gene encoding uncharacterized protein LOC119435583, with amino-acid sequence MGRLKAKRSARRTQSTKIINEATTLLESGCNDRTAFSKVKDKLVASHDELRKINAELEDVIPVEDLEREYESAAHYDDQTLETLTRLQARLQDLSVGSTVLTPPSTTLNTPPTPTTAASQSFGPRLPTLTIKPFHGDVSQWTSFWEQFNGAVHANTTLCTTHKFHYLRNYLVGEAAAAIAGLSTTEACYESAIDLLKQRLGDRSRIVQHHFRALCELQPVTSPSATRELRILYDGVQLNVRCLNVLGDPTSSFAAMLYDVLLESLPQEMVVAFHRHSRLQDDAQGTASSASGEATTTSCKKLEQLLRYTQIKLETREQCTPSTSSFKGGGSHRKHVPSSSVLHASE